In one window of Juglans regia cultivar Chandler chromosome 3, Walnut 2.0, whole genome shotgun sequence DNA:
- the LOC109018290 gene encoding dual specificity phosphatase Cdc25 gives MARSISYVTGSQLLSLKRRPNIAIIDVRDDERSYDGHIAGSLHYASDTFSEKISNLIQEVKGKDTLVFHCALSQVRGPTCARKIVNYLEEMKEDSGIKNIWVLERGFNGWEASGRPVCSCTDIPCKDESA, from the exons ATGGCTCGGAGTATCTCCTACGTGACTGGCTCTCAGCTACTCTCTCTCAAACGCCGCCCTAATATAGCCATCATCGATGTCAG GGATGACGAGAGAAGTTACGACGGCCATATTGCTGGGTCTCTGCACTACGCGAGTGACACTTTTTCTGAAAAGATATCCAACCTTATTCAAGAGGTGAAGGGGAAAGATACCCTTGTTTTCCACTGCGCTCTCAGCCAG GTTCGTGGACCAACTTGTGCACGAAAGATTGTCAATTATCTTGAGGAGATGAAGGAAGATTCAGGAATAAAGAATATTTGGGTCCTGGAACGTGGCTTCAATGGCTGGGAAGCTTCTGGTCGACCTGTTTGTAGCTGCACAGATATCCCTTGTAAGGACGAGAGTGCATAG